One genomic window of Macaca mulatta isolate MMU2019108-1 chromosome 8, T2T-MMU8v2.0, whole genome shotgun sequence includes the following:
- the SNAI2 gene encoding zinc finger protein SNAI2 has product MPRSFLVKKHFNASKKPNYSELDTHTVIISPYLYESYSMPVIPQPEILSSGAYSPITVWTTAAPFHAQLPNGLSPLSGYSSSLGRVSPPPPSDTSSKDHSGSESPISDEEERLQSKLSDPHAIEAEKFQCNLCNKTYSTFSGLAKHKQLHCDAQSRKSFSCKYCDKEYVSLGALKMHIRTHTLPCVCKICGKAFSRPWLLQGHIRTHTGEKPFSCPHCNRAFADRSNLRAHLQTHSDVKKYQCKNCSKTFSRMSLLHKHEESGCCVAH; this is encoded by the exons ATGCCGCGCTCCTTCCTGGTCAAGAAGCATTTCAACGCCTCCAAAAAGCCAAACTACAGCGAActggacacacacacag TGATTATTTCCCCGTATCTCTATGAGAGTTACTCCATGCCTGTCATACCACAACCAGAGATCCTCAGCTCAGGAGCATACAGCCCCATCACTGTGTGGACTACGGCAGCTCCATTCCACGCCCAGCTACCCAATGGCCTCTCTCCTCTTTCCGGATACTCCTCATCTTTGGGGCGAGTGAGTCCCCCTCCTCCATCTGACACCTCCTCCAAGGACCACAGTGGCTCAGAAAGCCCCATTAGTGATGAAGAGGAAAGGCTACAGTCCAAGCTTTCAGACCCCCATGCCATTGAAGCTGAAAAGTTTCAGTGCAATTTATGCAATAAGACCTATTCAACTTTTTCTGGGCTGGCCAAACATAAGCAGCTGCATTGCGATGCCCAGTCTAGAAAATCTTTCAGCTGTAAATACTGTGACAAGGAATATGTGAGCTTGGGCGCCCTGAAGATGCATATTCGGACCCACACATTACCTTGTGTTTGCAAGATCTGCGGCAAGGCGTTTTCCAGACCCTGGTTGCTTCAAGGACACATTAGAACTCACACGG GCGAGAAGCCTTTTTCTTGCCCTCACTGCAACAGAGCATTTGCAGACAGGTCAAACCTGAGGGCTCATCTGCAGACCCATTCTGATGTAAAGAAATACCAGTGCAAAAACTGCTCCAAAACCTTCTCCAGAATGTCTCTCCTGCACAAACATGAGGAATCTGGCTGCTGTGTAGCACACTGA